The following are from one region of the Hydrogenophaga sp. BPS33 genome:
- a CDS encoding IclR family transcriptional regulator, producing MSDSPILKKGLEAVQIVALRGEVSARELADAMNLPKSTAHRLLTNLVGVRLLQMARRPEGDHYALGSLVGELSGAAFMWRPLVQHAKPELAAVRDDTGETVAIHMLYGNRRVLLDQVVSYHQLRWVYGHHMAPMPLKAGATGKMFLAMLEPHELEEVLRRELGQAQKRDQAKTLEALRAKIDAIRSQGYSISADELNPGITSIAVPVVQQQTDSLPRAVISLAAPSLRVTDAACKQYVRRLRQAARRIAASMAAAA from the coding sequence ATGTCCGATTCGCCCATACTCAAGAAAGGCCTGGAGGCCGTACAGATCGTCGCGCTGCGCGGAGAGGTTTCAGCCCGCGAACTCGCCGATGCGATGAACCTGCCCAAGAGCACGGCGCATCGGCTGCTGACCAACCTGGTCGGTGTGCGCCTGCTGCAGATGGCGCGCCGCCCCGAAGGCGACCACTACGCCCTGGGCTCCCTGGTCGGTGAACTCAGCGGCGCCGCGTTCATGTGGCGCCCTTTGGTGCAACACGCCAAACCCGAGCTGGCCGCGGTGCGCGACGACACCGGTGAGACCGTGGCCATCCACATGCTGTACGGCAACCGCCGCGTGCTGCTGGACCAGGTCGTGAGCTACCACCAGTTGCGCTGGGTCTATGGACATCACATGGCGCCCATGCCCTTGAAGGCCGGCGCCACCGGAAAGATGTTCCTCGCGATGCTCGAGCCGCACGAGCTGGAAGAGGTGCTGCGGCGCGAACTCGGCCAAGCGCAGAAGCGCGATCAGGCCAAAACCCTGGAAGCCTTGCGCGCGAAGATCGACGCCATCCGATCGCAGGGCTATTCGATTTCTGCCGATGAACTCAACCCCGGCATCACGTCCATCGCCGTCCCTGTCGTGCAACAGCAGACCGATTCGCTGCCGCGCGCAGTGATCAGCCTGGCGGCACCGAGCCTGCGCGTCACCGACGCTGCCTGCAAGCAATACGTGCGCCGGCTTCGCCAGGCCGCCAGACGCATCGCAGCATCCATGGCGGCCGCTGCCTGA
- a CDS encoding MarR family winged helix-turn-helix transcriptional regulator: MPPKDRSLEKHRYEALSDFRYKLRCFLRFSEDAAREEGITALQYQLMLHTQGFAGRQWASISELAECLQTQVHGAVALVTRCEEHGLVVRKPSEHDRRQVEVHLLPAGRRKLAKLAAQHSAQLAALHEAVALASSVDGVT, translated from the coding sequence ATGCCCCCGAAAGACCGATCCCTGGAAAAGCACCGTTACGAAGCCTTGTCCGACTTCCGCTACAAGCTGCGGTGTTTCTTGCGCTTCAGCGAAGACGCGGCGCGAGAAGAAGGCATTACCGCGCTTCAATACCAGCTCATGCTGCACACGCAGGGCTTTGCGGGCCGCCAGTGGGCGAGCATTTCAGAGCTGGCCGAATGCCTTCAGACCCAGGTACACGGCGCGGTGGCGCTGGTGACGCGTTGCGAGGAGCACGGGCTGGTGGTGCGCAAGCCCAGCGAGCACGACCGCCGGCAGGTGGAAGTGCATCTGTTGCCGGCGGGGCGTCGCAAGTTGGCGAAACTGGCCGCGCAGCACTCGGCGCAGCTGGCGGCCTTGCACGAGGCGGTGGCGTTGGCGTCGAGCGTGGACGGCGTGACCTGA
- a CDS encoding tripartite tricarboxylate transporter permease, with protein MELLDHLALGFGAAFTLQNVLYALIGCLLGTLIGVLPGIGPLATIAMLLPTTYALPPVAALIMLAGIYYGSQYGGSTTAILVNLPGESSAVVTVIDGHQMAKKGRAGPALAAAGIGSFFAGSVATLVLAAFAPPLTELALKFGPTEYFALMVLGLIGAVVLASGSLLKAICMIITGLLLGLVGTDVNSGVARFSFDIPELTDGIALVAIAMGIFGYGEIIANLAKPEEHRQVFTAKVKGLFPTARDFRDMVPAILRGTALGSALGILPGGGSLLSSFASYTLEKKIKSRPDEVPFGQGNIRGVAGPESANNAGAQTSFIPLLTLGIPGNAVMALMVGAMTIHNIQPGPQVMTSNPELFWGLIASMWIGNAMLIILNLPLIGVWVKLLTVPYRWLFPAIVVFCAIGVYSTNNNTFDVWMLGWFGIVGYIFHKLECEPAPLLLGLILGPMMEEYLRRALLISRGDWSVFVTRPISATLLAGAVLLALIVLLPSVKQRREEAFKEEG; from the coding sequence ATGGAATTGCTTGACCACCTCGCGCTGGGTTTTGGTGCCGCCTTCACGCTGCAGAACGTGCTGTACGCGCTCATCGGCTGCCTGCTGGGAACGCTCATCGGCGTGTTGCCCGGCATCGGCCCGCTGGCGACCATCGCCATGCTTTTGCCCACCACGTACGCGCTGCCACCGGTGGCGGCCTTGATCATGCTGGCCGGCATCTACTACGGCTCGCAATACGGCGGATCCACGACCGCGATCCTGGTCAACCTGCCGGGCGAGTCGTCGGCGGTGGTCACCGTCATCGATGGCCACCAGATGGCCAAGAAGGGCCGCGCCGGTCCGGCGCTGGCAGCGGCGGGCATCGGCTCCTTCTTTGCCGGCAGCGTGGCCACGCTTGTGCTGGCCGCATTCGCCCCGCCGCTCACCGAGCTCGCCCTGAAGTTCGGCCCGACCGAGTACTTCGCGCTGATGGTGCTCGGCCTGATCGGTGCGGTCGTGCTCGCCTCCGGCTCCCTGCTCAAGGCGATCTGCATGATCATCACCGGCCTGCTGCTGGGCCTGGTCGGCACCGACGTGAACTCGGGCGTGGCCCGCTTCTCCTTCGACATTCCCGAGCTCACCGACGGCATCGCCCTGGTCGCCATCGCCATGGGCATCTTCGGCTACGGCGAGATCATCGCCAACCTGGCCAAACCGGAAGAGCACCGCCAGGTCTTCACGGCCAAGGTCAAGGGTCTGTTCCCGACCGCGCGCGACTTCCGCGACATGGTGCCGGCCATCCTGCGCGGCACCGCGCTGGGCTCCGCGCTGGGCATTCTTCCTGGTGGCGGCTCGCTGCTGTCTTCCTTCGCGTCATACACGCTGGAGAAAAAGATCAAGAGCCGCCCGGACGAGGTGCCGTTCGGACAAGGCAACATCCGTGGCGTGGCAGGCCCCGAATCGGCCAACAACGCGGGCGCGCAGACCTCGTTCATTCCCCTGCTCACGCTCGGTATTCCCGGCAATGCGGTGATGGCGCTGATGGTGGGCGCGATGACGATCCACAACATCCAGCCGGGTCCGCAGGTGATGACCAGCAACCCCGAACTGTTCTGGGGCCTGATCGCCTCGATGTGGATCGGCAACGCGATGCTGATCATCCTGAACCTGCCGCTGATCGGGGTCTGGGTCAAGCTGCTGACCGTGCCTTATCGCTGGCTGTTCCCCGCCATCGTGGTGTTCTGCGCCATCGGCGTCTACTCCACCAACAACAACACCTTCGACGTGTGGATGCTGGGCTGGTTCGGCATCGTCGGCTACATCTTCCACAAGCTGGAGTGCGAGCCCGCGCCCTTGCTGCTCGGCCTGATCCTGGGTCCGATGATGGAAGAGTATTTGCGCCGCGCGCTGCTCATTTCACGCGGGGACTGGAGCGTGTTCGTCACCCGCCCGATCTCGGCCACGCTGCTGGCCGGTGCGGTGTTACTCGCGCTGATCGTGCTGCTGCCCAGCGTGAAGCAGCGCCGCGAGGAGGCATTCAAGGAAGAAGGTTGA
- a CDS encoding ABC transporter substrate-binding protein: MNLLRSMWLAAGCLLGGVLVPHAASAAEETTMAIPATSLAFTVSYIADDLDLWGKHGMSVKTTVIKGVGAFNAVVSKATDFTQSSGSSFTRAAARGQRMLAIATTIDRPIVQIAFRKDLADAAGFQASQPLAQRAKLLAGRTIAVDAVNSIAHAYVMLVAQAGGINPATLRVVPMDPSSMQTALESGRIDAFGMTLPWALPPVVEKKAVMLASGADGDPSDLMPFAHELVVTRPEVCAEKKQLCEAMGKVFAEATAFIHDKPAETQAILAKRFPALSKDVLAQSVEYLKRATPKVPLVNVDQLKNVELYNVRAGLLKEADRSKEYETLFNNQYVR, from the coding sequence ATGAATCTATTGCGCAGCATGTGGCTGGCGGCGGGTTGTCTGTTGGGGGGTGTTCTTGTGCCTCACGCGGCCAGCGCTGCCGAGGAGACCACGATGGCCATTCCCGCGACCAGTCTCGCCTTCACGGTGAGCTACATCGCCGACGACCTCGATCTGTGGGGCAAGCACGGCATGTCGGTGAAGACGACCGTCATCAAGGGCGTGGGCGCCTTCAACGCCGTGGTCTCCAAGGCCACGGACTTCACGCAGTCTTCAGGCAGTTCGTTCACGCGGGCCGCTGCGCGGGGGCAGCGGATGCTGGCCATCGCCACCACGATCGATCGGCCGATCGTGCAGATCGCCTTCCGCAAGGATCTCGCCGATGCGGCCGGCTTCCAGGCTTCGCAACCGCTGGCACAACGGGCCAAGCTGCTCGCCGGCAGGACCATTGCGGTGGACGCGGTCAACTCGATCGCCCATGCGTATGTGATGCTGGTGGCGCAGGCCGGCGGCATCAATCCGGCCACGTTGCGGGTGGTGCCCATGGACCCGAGCAGCATGCAGACCGCGTTGGAGTCGGGACGCATCGATGCATTCGGCATGACCTTGCCGTGGGCGTTGCCGCCCGTGGTGGAAAAGAAGGCTGTCATGCTGGCCAGCGGCGCCGATGGCGACCCCTCCGACCTCATGCCCTTCGCGCACGAACTTGTCGTCACGCGTCCCGAGGTGTGCGCCGAGAAGAAGCAGCTGTGCGAAGCCATGGGCAAGGTGTTCGCGGAGGCCACTGCCTTCATCCACGACAAGCCGGCCGAGACGCAGGCCATTCTGGCCAAGCGCTTCCCCGCGCTGTCCAAGGACGTGCTGGCGCAATCGGTCGAATACCTCAAGCGCGCAACGCCCAAGGTGCCCCTGGTGAACGTGGACCAGCTCAAGAACGTCGAGCTCTACAACGTGCGCGCGGGCCTGCTCAAGGAAGCAGACCGCTCCAAGGAATACGAAACCCTTTTCAACAACCAATATGTCCGTTGA
- a CDS encoding tripartite tricarboxylate transporter TctB family protein, producing the protein MQIKSRKDFASGLMFMLIGASFAIGATNYTIGSAARMGPAYFPLMLGILLCVLGAGVVFFSLIKGREDGAPIGRIAWKPVLLIIGANLLFGILLGGIQTLGVPAVGLIGAIVVAVVIASMAASEFRWRAALVLAAVLAVGSYLVFVLGLNLQFQVWPHFLAG; encoded by the coding sequence ATGCAAATCAAAAGCCGCAAAGACTTTGCCTCCGGCCTGATGTTCATGTTGATCGGTGCCAGCTTTGCCATCGGCGCGACCAACTACACCATCGGCAGCGCCGCCCGTATGGGCCCCGCCTACTTCCCCTTGATGCTGGGCATTCTTCTGTGCGTACTGGGCGCAGGCGTGGTCTTCTTCTCGCTGATCAAAGGGCGGGAGGACGGCGCGCCCATCGGCCGCATAGCCTGGAAACCCGTGCTGCTCATCATCGGCGCGAATCTGCTCTTCGGCATCCTGCTCGGCGGCATTCAAACCCTGGGCGTGCCGGCCGTGGGGCTCATCGGCGCCATCGTCGTGGCGGTGGTCATCGCCAGCATGGCGGCCAGCGAATTCCGCTGGCGCGCCGCCCTGGTGCTGGCCGCGGTTCTGGCCGTGGGCAGCTATCTCGTTTTCGTGCTTGGGCTGAACCTTCAGTTCCAAGTGTGGCCCCATTTCCTCGCAGGTTGA
- a CDS encoding alpha/beta fold hydrolase, with the protein MSVETAAPVLRRVGLSRGGDVEVRDEGTGEPLLLMHGVGGGTDAWDIVFSALGQGRRLLAWNAPGYGGSTPFAVPDPTLDDYARAALDLLDALGLERANVLGHSMGGLIAARLASLWPRRVARLVLADCSSGHLGYDEQKRSQILSTRLTQDASDPWVYARARAPKLLSASASPELLEHASAMLARLRQPGFGQAARMVAGSDLFAFAGQIEAPTAVICGTEDGVTPEPLNQRIAQAIPGAKYRAIEGAGHWSFLEKPVQFAQAVEAHLNP; encoded by the coding sequence ATGTCCGTTGAAACCGCAGCGCCAGTCTTGCGCCGTGTGGGCTTGTCGCGCGGAGGCGATGTCGAGGTTCGGGACGAAGGTACAGGGGAGCCGCTCTTGCTGATGCACGGCGTGGGGGGCGGCACAGACGCCTGGGACATCGTCTTCTCGGCGCTGGGCCAGGGGCGGCGTCTGCTGGCCTGGAACGCGCCGGGTTATGGCGGATCGACGCCGTTTGCGGTGCCGGACCCGACGCTGGACGATTACGCCCGCGCGGCCTTGGACTTGCTGGATGCCCTGGGTCTGGAGCGTGCGAACGTTCTGGGGCACTCGATGGGGGGCTTGATCGCCGCGCGCTTGGCCAGTCTCTGGCCGCGGCGCGTCGCCCGCCTGGTGTTGGCCGATTGTTCTTCGGGTCACCTGGGCTACGACGAGCAAAAGCGCAGCCAGATCCTGTCGACGCGTCTCACGCAGGATGCCAGCGATCCCTGGGTCTATGCCCGGGCGAGGGCGCCGAAGTTGCTTTCTGCTTCGGCATCGCCGGAGCTGCTGGAGCATGCCAGCGCGATGCTGGCGCGGCTGCGGCAGCCGGGCTTTGGCCAGGCGGCGCGCATGGTGGCGGGGTCGGACCTGTTCGCCTTTGCCGGTCAGATCGAAGCGCCCACCGCCGTGATCTGCGGCACCGAAGATGGCGTTACGCCCGAGCCGCTCAACCAGCGCATCGCACAAGCCATTCCAGGCGCCAAGTACCGCGCCATCGAGGGCGCGGGGCATTGGTCCTTTCTGGAGAAGCCGGTGCAGTTCGCGCAAGCCGTCGAAGCCCATCTGAACCCGTGA